The Etheostoma cragini isolate CJK2018 chromosome 15, CSU_Ecrag_1.0, whole genome shotgun sequence genome window below encodes:
- the rab40c gene encoding ras-related protein Rab-40C, with amino-acid sequence MGSQGSPVKSYDYLLKFLLVGDSDVGKGEILDSLQDGSAESPYAYSSGIDYKTTTILLDGRRVKLELWDTSGQGRFCTIFRSYSRGAQGILLVYDITNRWSFDGIDRWIREIDEHAPGVPRILVGNRLHLAFKRQVPTEQARAYAEKNGMTFFEVSPLCNFNVIESFTELSRIVLMRHGMEKFWKPNRVFSLQDLCCRAIVSCTPVHLIDKLPLPVAIKSHLKSFSMANGMNAVMMHGRSYSLANPSGGSKGNSLKRSKSIRPPQSPPQNCTRSNCKIS; translated from the exons ATGGGCAGCCAGGGCAGCCCAGTGAAAAGCTACGACTACCTGCTAAAGTTCCTCCTGGTCGGAGACAGCGATGTGGGAAAAGGAGAGATCCTGGACAGTCTGCAGGATGGATCAGCCGAGTCCCCGTACGCTTACAGTAGTG GTATTGACTATAAAACCACCACCATCCTTCTGGATGGGAGGAGAGTGAAGCTGGAGCTTTG gGACACCTCAGGACAGGGGAGATTCTGCACCATCTTTCGCTCATATTCCCGTGGTGCACAG GGGATCCTCCTGGTGTATGACATCACCAACCGGTGGTCCTTTGATGGAATCGACCGGTGGATCAGAGAGATTGATGAG CATGCTCCAGGCGTGCCTCGAATCCTCGTTGGTAACCGGCTACATCTGGCCTTCAAACGCCAAGTTCCCACCGAGCAGGCGAGGGCGTACGCCGAGAAGAACGGCATGACTTTCTTCGAAGTGAGCCCTCTGTGCAACTTCAACGTTATCGAGTCCTTCACAGAGCTGTCGCGCATCGTCCTGATGAGGCACGGCATGGAGAAGTTCTGGAAGCCCAACAGAG TGTTCAGCCTCCAGGACCTGTGCTGCAGAGCCATCGTGTCGTGCACGCCGGTCCACCTCATCGACAAGCTCCCGCTTCCCGTCGCCATCAAGTCCCACCTCAAGTCCTTCTCCATGGCCAACGGCATGAACGCCGTCATGATGCACGGACGCTCGTACTCGCTGGCCAACCCGTCCGGCGGCTCCAAGGGCAACAGCCTGAAGCGCTCCAAGTCCATCCGTCCGCCGCAGAGCCCGCCGCAGAACTGCACCCGCAGCAACTGTAAAATCTCCTAA
- the LOC117957916 gene encoding gastrula zinc finger protein XlCGF26.1-like, whose translation MSSIQLLRVLVNERLSAAAEEIFEAVKKTIVNYEEEILLSKREIHRQRRMLRTVLQPEIKINKHSGQPQLALSVWDEDLTSDQQQGHCDQEWSSGLNQDDPEPPQTEKSQVEDHSSCQEDEEEEEEEENTIRFIFTPPYVKNQPQSSYHSAKGEGDPLPSTSAEQDQPKVEDDGPASSSCSAAEHEDSDEEWRGSAGTQSEDGDGDSDSGRRWKERKQPRLPTSPKPPPAKKAKSRICCKVCGKAFHANVSLVNHMEVHPKDVCGVCGDCFQTEESFEVHLKTHVRAEICKVCGKCFGASSSLETHMRIHTGEKPFNCSECGKSFNCRHNMMRHIRIHTGEKPYPCTICGKCFNDYSTLKRHLLVHVHKKNQDPENALENENGDDVKTKTSSAKKQPTRTICEVCGKTFHSVVSLVNHAKSHATDLCGVCGTHFDSEENLKLHLKTHKNGKVCEVCGKCFDSQANLEMHMRIHTGEKPFLCSECGKSFNCRHNMMRHIRTHTGEKPYLCNICGRCFSDHSTLKQHSSTHTGDKPHRCEVCGKGFHRKTYVRLHMKSHTSEK comes from the exons ATGTCCAGCATTCAGCTTCTCCGCGTGCTCGTTAACGAGCGGCTGTCTGCGGCCGCTGAGGAGATCTTCGAGGCGGTTAAAAAAACCATCGTTAACTACGAGGAGGAGATCCTGCTCTCTAAACGGGAGATCCACCGGCAGCGCAGGATGCTGCGGACAGTTTTACaacctgaaataaaaataaacaaacactcaG GCCAACCACAGCTGGCTCTCTCCGTCTGGGACGAGGACTTGACCTCGGACCAGCAGCAGGGGCACTGCGATCAGGAGTGGAGCTCCGGTCTGAACCAGGACGACCCGGAGCCCCCCCAAACTGAGAAGAGCCAGGTGGAGGACCACTCCAGCTGCcaggaagacgaggaggaggaggaggaggaggagaacacCATCAGGTTCATCTTCACTCCTCCGTACGTGAAGAACCAGCCTCAGTCCAGTTACCACAGCGCTAAAGGAGAAGGAGATCCTCTGCCGAGCACTTCAGCTGAGCAGGATCAACCAAAGGTGGAGGACGACGGCCCCGCGTCCTCCAGCTGTTCTGCAGCCGAACACGAAGACAGTGACGAGGAGTGGCGGGGGAGCGCGGGAACTCAGAGCGAAGATGGCGACGGCGACAGCGACAGCGGCCGCAGGTGGAAGGAGAGGAAGCAGCCTCGTCTACCGACGTCCCCGAAACCGCCCCCGGCTAAAAAAGCCAAATCACGAATCTGCTGTAAGGTGTGCGGGAAGGCCTTTCACGCCAACGTCTCTTTGGTAAATCACATGGAGGTTCACCCAAAGGACGTCTGCGGCGTGTGCGGGGACTGTTTCCAGACCGAGGAGAGCTTTGAAGTTCACCTGAAGACGCACGTGAGAGCTGAAATTTGCAAAGTTTGCGGGAAATGTTTCGGCGCCTCCAGCTCTCTGGAGACGCACATGAGGATCCACACGGGAGAGAAGCCGTTCAACTGCAGCGAATGCGGGAAGTCTTTCAACTGTCGCCACAACATGATGCGACACATCCGGATACACACTGGGGAAAAGCCGTATCCTTGCACCATCTGTGGAAAATGCTTCAATGACTATTCCACGTTGAAACGCCACCTGCTGGTCCACGTGCACAAGAAGAACCAGGACCCGGAGAACGCTTTGGAAAATGAAAACGGCGACGACGTCAAGACGAAGACATCGTCAGCGAAAAAGCAGCCGACCCGGACCATATGTGAAGTGTGCGGGAAAACGTTCCACTCCGTTGTCTCTTTGGTGAATCACGCCAAAAGTCACGCCACGGACCTCTGCGGCGTGTGCGGGACGCACTTCGACTCTGAGGAAAACCTCAAACTTCACCTGAAGACTCACAAGAACGGGAAGGTCTGTGAGGTGTGTGGGAAGTGTTTCGACAGCCAGGCGAACCTGGAGATGCACATGAGGATCCACACGGGGGAGAAGCCGTTTCTCTGCAGCGAGTGCGGCAAATCCTTCAACTGCCGACACAACATGATGCGACACATCAGGacccacacaggagagaaaccctACCTGTGCAACATCTGCGGCCGCTGTTTCAGTGACCACTCCACGCTGAAGCAGCACAGCAGCACGCACACCGGAGACAAACCGCACCGCTGTGAGGTCTGCGGTAAAGGCTTCCACCGGAAGACATACGTCAGGCTTCACATGAAGAGCCACACATCTGAGAAGTGA